In Corylus avellana chromosome ca8, CavTom2PMs-1.0, the genomic stretch ataattttgtctttatttttttgtgtgtgtgtgcagaGGATACTATAAGTGCAGTAGCGTGCGAGGGTGCCCAGCGAGGAAGCACGTGGAGCGAGCGCAAGACGATCCGAGGATGCTGATTGTGACCTACGAAGGGGAGCACCGCCACTCGCATCCTCCGATCCCCGCGTGAAGCAGCTATTCCGACCTGAATCCTCCGTAATCGAACGGCAGCAACTGGGCCTTCACGCTCGACTGTCGCCGGTGTCTGTGACGGTAGTTTTGCCAGATGAAATggtcaaagaaagaaagatagaacTAAAGTCAACTATTAGGCGTGGGCCTGAAGTGGGGGTTTTATGTAAATTAGTAGAGAGAAGGGACTACAAATTAAATGAAATACAACTATTCAGCAATTCTGATTTCTTGGAAACACCATCACGGTGGATTATTCTGATTTATTGAATaggttttttaaatttacttattatttcatattatatacatcaactttttattatcatatttacttgtaagaatttaggttttatttgtttcgtaaattattttcaatatgtTTCGATATTTGGTTTCACTTGAAAATTTTGATCATCAATAaaacatttctttatttttcatataatagtttatattttttttaacgcataaaatatttttcaacttgGAAATTTGTCTACCAAGTGTATGAGTTTTACCCGCGATAAATAAAGGTtgagtttctaatttttataataaatacttgaatttatttcctttgtGACAAATAAGTTAACAGGCATCCACATCCatattggtttaaaaaaaaaaaaaaaaaaaaaaaagggcggAGATCCTAATAAAGCAGTATATCATggagttaaaaaataatagtaactGTATAAAACTATTACTGACTTATAATTGAAGGTAACCGGCTATTATTTTTGAACCGCCTATTATTCGTGAACTccataatatattttaacaGATTTACCCTCCACTTTCGAGAAACGGTGGAGGATGGCACGACCCCCACAAAGAGAGTGCTTAAGGTGGCTTCACTCCTACCCACCACCGCTATaacataaaaatacaaatatgtcattcctattaaaaaaattataaaaagtataaaaataaaaagcaaaagtacaaacaaaaaaaaccattatgCCCAAGAGCCACCCTTGCTGGTGGTGGATGGTTGCGAGTGCGAGCCGCCACTCTCTTAATGATGGCTTCAAGCCACCCTCCCATCGACAAAGTCATGAGTCACCCCAATAGAGGTTGCATtgcctctatttttttttttttttaataaaaataacacgactgtatttgtatattattatttttaaattattttaaaaaatagataaaaactttaatttttttaccgaACCCAagtaaatttagaaaattaaaagttGTAGTAAAAACAAAAGTCAAAATTACGTTACaccataaaagataaaaaagcaGGCCGATGGGAGATTGGATTCTATTTGTTTGGTGGTTGAAATGGTTGTCGAATCCACTAAAAGTCAAAAGGTGGAGGAGTGTCAATGGCTCGAGGTGGGGCCCAGCCGCGAGAAGGGGGAATCCGAATATCTTTAATGTTGATGTCGTTTGGCGTGCAGAAGGTCAATGGAGTCATTGCGGGTGGGGCCCAGAGCCAGCTAATTTCAAATTTAGGGGGTTGTTCGTTGACGTTTGGTCTGCCTTGCTGTTTCTGGGGTGTGATGTATTCTCCACTAAAATCCATCTTTGCTTTTACTTTGCGTCATTTAGTTGagaacaataattaaatatttgaatttaatatatatatgtatatatatatatatatatatattttgttcatatATTGCTTTCTTCGTTGCatgcttttcattttcaatGGTGAGGTTGAAAATAGGTCAAAAGTTTCAAATGGAGTAGCCCACCAGCCAGTCAACAAAATTGAACATTGCTAGCAAACTTCCCTTGTACCGCTATGGTCGGTGGCATTTGTCGCCTTGACCAGGGCAAGGGTTCGAGTAATGGTGCTTGCGAGACAGAAAATTGAACATTGCTTTAAGTATTTACACCCcgtttaataaatatttaaataattaaaattaaacgaCGATATTTCTCTATTCTAGTAATTatgtaatcttttttttttaaagtatttacaTTTGACTCAGTATTTTAGCTATtaactttcacttttatattttaaatattttttatttatctactttttcTATTCTCAAAGAAGGGAGCGaacaaaattgattttttttttttttttttttttttttaaagatactACGATTGATCTTGGTGATTCTCCGAGtatgtagatattattttctaaaaaaaaaaaaaaaaaaaaaaacttatcatATCCACATAGGATCAAGAGAAACCGTAACATTTCTCTTCTTATTATtgttagggtgcgtttgggagtgcgtttttaaaaaaataatctgcgattttaaaccaaatcgcaattttagggtgtttgggattgcgattttaaaaacgcaaattttaaaatcgcaaaaaaatctgcgatttccataagctgattagatggtgcttatttgaaaaaagtgcgaatttaaaacaaaatcacgatttctattaaaaagatatttggcgcaataattaccttttttagaacgggaatgaaaaaaataccaagaatacccacctaaaatatattaaaacccttattttctctttttatttttttcttcatcctctctgtcttgttcatccttattggtaatttggtcatgaaaccgcaattatatgctaatgttatccaaacactcaattgataaaaaaagtattttttagtatgttttaccaaacgtctgtgcgattttaaaaagtaacgattttaaaaacacaatttttaaaaacgcaattttaaaaatcgcacttattgaaatcgcactcccaaacatgcccttattAGGTATGGATTGGTGAGTTACACTGTAGCAGCTCAAGAAACTCTTAATGTTGGGTCTCTTTTGCTACATGTGAATAAAACAACATAATAATTCTTATGTTTAAAACtctcatttttcatatattttccatttccatcaatgtatatatatatatatatataacaagaaaTACAAAGGATTGTTACACGAGAATCCCACAGATTGTGGGTCTATTAATTACAAAATATGGCTGTTATCCTTTGTgatttaattgttgattttcTCATGCCTTTTCCAGATGTAGCTTGATCTACACGTATTGCCTTCTGAGGGTATTTTCACATTGTGCAAATCATCTCTAGCACACACTTGCCTTGTGGAGTTTCTCGCATGGGCTGGCACATCGAATGGTTGAGTGGTAATTGTAGGATTGATATTTTGGGAGAGTTGAATCCGTGATATTCTCAGTATTTGAAATCGGCTGAATATCCTCACTTGTCTTAATATGCCCTCTCAATCGAAGGGGAATTTCCATGAAGCTGAGATTGTCACCTAAGATCGAGTAGCGTGTAGAAACCAAAGGTTTTGTAAAAATATCAGCTTTCTGATCTTTAGTAGAAATAAAGCGGACCACTAGATATTAAGATGCTGCTTTATCATAGACAAAATGGAAGTCAAATTTGATATGCTTGGTGCGGGCATGGAACATTTGATTGGCGGTGAGGTAGGTAGCGCCAAGGTTGTCACACCATAACGTGGGTGGGGTTGCCAAGAATACTCCAAGTTTCTTAAGAAGAGAATGTATCCGTTGTAGTTTAGCAGGGGTGTTGGCAAGAGACCGGTACTCGGCTTTGATGCTAGAGCGGGACCCAATTGCTTGTTTTCTAAAGCTCCAAGAGATAAGGTTATGCCCAAGAAAAATGCAGTAGCCGCTAGTGGAGCGGCGGTCATCCGGGCAGCCCGCCCAGTCAGCATCAGAGAAAGCATGTAATTGATGGGCAGAATTTCGTCGAATATACAAGCCATGGAAGAGAGTGTGTTACAAGTACCGTAAAATTCGCTTAACAGCAGTCCAATGAGGAATGGTTGGACGTTGCAAAAATTGGCAGACTTTAATGACCGCAAACGAGATGTCTGGTCTTGTGAGAAAGAGGTATTGCAATGAACCAACAATGATGCGGTAGAGAGATAGATCATCAAAAGCTTCTCCATCAAATCGTGACAAAGTGGTGAAGGAGGACATGGGAGATGTCACAATTTTGGTAGTGAGCATGTTGGTCTTTTGAAGGAGGtccaatatatattttctttgagaCAAAAATAGGCCATGTGAGGCATGGATGACTTCCACTCCTAAGAAATAGTTGATACAGCCAAGGTCCTTGATGGGGAAGTCTCCTTGGAGCTTAGAGATGAGGCGGTCAATGAGTGCAAAATTTGGGCTTGCAACAagaatatcatccacataaatGAGGATGAAAATTGTGGTAGTTCCATGACAAAAGATGAAGAGAGAAGTGTCAGCCTGTGAGCTCTGAAAACCAAGTTCAAGAAGACGTGTGTTAAGGCGAGAGAACCACGCTCGAGGGGCTTGTTTCAAGCCATAGAGTGACTTTTTGAGATGGCACACGTGATTTGGAAAGGATGGATGAGTAAATCCTGGTGGTTGAGTCATGTATACATCTTCCTGGAAAAATCCATGTAAAAAGGTATTTGTTACATCCAATTGTTTTATACACCAAATGGAGGATATTGCAATAGATAGAACCATACAAATGGTGGTTGGTTTAACCACCAGACTAAAAGTGTCTCCATAATCAATCCCAGTTTGTTGGTGAAATCCTTTGGCGAACAATCGTGCCTTGTATCGATCAAGAGTGCCATCAGATTTATGCTTGATATTGTATATCCATTTGCACCCAACAAGATTCATGTGTGGCTTGCGTGGGACAAGTGTCTAGGTTCCATTCTGCAATAGAgcattaaattcataattcatGACTGTGCTCTATGGTGTTGATTTGTTGGAAATTATGAAGGATGTGGTCTCCTTAGATTGTGCATCAGTCATGGCAAGAAAGGCCTTCAGTGGAGGATAGGGAATAGTCCCATCTGTAAATGCACGAGGCTTGTGAACATGGCTCTTGGATCGTGTCTGCATGGTATGAGTTGGACGTGCAAGACATCCAGTTGTGGCAGGCAGGGGCAGATCCAGAGGGGGTCGACTGGGGGCATATGCCCCCAGTCGACCCTTTAAAAATCCTCCTTactatgaaattttttttcttatattatgaTTATGCCCACTCCCTCATGCTTCAACCATATATTATGCCCCTTagtaaattgaaatttgaaaaaaaattataaacagtCTTTCAGACGAATGAAAGGAAGAAGACGATGAATAGTACTAAAGTAATTAAACGGTGCGTTTTTCTTTTGTGAGAATATTAGTATTAATGGGGATTGGGGATAGGCGGACAGGAGTACAGGGTAGGCTGGACAGCTCACAGCAGCAgacaaaatagataaaaaaataaaaataaaaataaaaaagctttgaAAATATACAAGGGCCTAAAGTCAGCGCCAACCCTAACACACCAATGCACTCTGCACTGATGACCTCAAGTAGCGCGGGACCTTCAAGGTGAGTTATGCGGGACAATACTTGACacgcaaagaaaaaaaaaaggcctctTTCAAAGTTTAGTGTAAAATGACGGTTAAGGCCCTCAAGTTAGTTTAATGTAAAATGAAAGGTGCAGAAGAAAAAACGTTCGCCCCAGCTATCCCCTTGAAAAAATGCGCCCAGCCTCGTTAACCTAGCCTTACTTGTTGACGAGGCTGACTTGTCCTTCCCTTTGCATAAGAAAACGAAGGGCAATTTCGTAACGTAATTAGGCATTGTTAACGAAGAGTGGCTTCGGTTTTCAAAGGCTGAGGAGTTCAGCATACGATTCTGCAGGGAGTAGGCTGACGAGCTGTCTATCAAGTCACAGTGCAAAACCACAAACCCCTTGAAACCGTTTAACAAACGCACCCACCAATTTCCAAaaggttcaaaattttttttccaaagaggCAAGTTTGGAAGGGCGACTGGGCACTGGGTGAAGCTTGTGTTGGTTTGAGTTGTTCCTAAGATTCTAACGGCCTCAATTTTCTTTAGGTATGTAattatgtaaatatgtaattaattttttagatttatatttaaattgttcttttaaattaattgttttaatatttatattgttatTCAGGATTCAACATTCCAAcctattcttgataataactTCAACGAAAATTTGAGgtatgtaaatatgtaattaaatttttagatttatatttgaattgttcttttaaatgaattatctgaatatttatattgctattcaACCTATTCTTgctaattgtttttatatttaattatttatgaatttatatagtttttgttacatattttaattttataaatatatagttGTAGTTGTCTGAGATTATGGAGAAAAACAACGACACTATTGACCTCCAATCAAATTATAAATGACCTCGTATTGAAGTAGATTTAACAAATCTGCCCGGAGATCCTTACTTTAGGAAAAAATGTGCGAGTACCATCCTAGTGATAGAGACTAAATTTGAAGAGCATATTTACAAATAGGAGCTTATTAACCCTTTGACTATgattttccaagaaaaaaaaaattggaaatacaatgtgtcattttaatcTAGCATGGTTCAAAGAATATAAATGGTTGGAGTACAATATAGAAAAAGATGGTGcatattgcttatattgttatCTATTCAAGCCAGACTTTGGAAATCAAGGAGGGGGAGAATCGTTTGTTATTGAAGGGTTTAgtaattggaaaaagaaagagagtctTGAATGTCATGTGGGAGCTCATAATAGTGCACATAATCAAGCTCAACAAAGATGTGAAGCTTTGTTAAACCATAAACAAAGCATCATAACAGTTTTTGACAAGCAATCAGATCAGCAGAAAATGCTATATAGGACTCTTTTGAATGCATCAGTTGATTGTGTTCGCTTTTTACAACAATAATGATTAGCATTTCGTGGCCACGATGAATCTAAAGGTTCaagtaatcaagaaaattttcttcaattgttACGGTTTTTTGCTAAGCATAATGAAGAAATTGACAAGGTAGTCTTATATAATGCTCCTGAAAATCATCAAATGATTGCACGACATATTCAAAGAGATATAGCAAATGCTGCAGCAAATGAAATTCTAGATGCTATTCTTAAAGATATTGGAGACTCGTCATTTGCTATCCTAGTTGATAAATCTCGTGATATATCTGTTAAAGAACAATTGCCAATTGTGTTGCGTTATGTAGATAAGCTGGGCCATGCAATTGAACGTTTTTTAGGCATTACACATGTTCGCAATATCACAACTGTAGAATTGAAGAAGACAATTGATTCAGTGCTTAGCAggcataatttaagtattagcaGATTTGAAGGACAAGGATACGATGGAGTTAGCAATGTGCGAGGTGGGTTGAATGGacttaaaactcttattttgaATGACAATTCGTCTGCCTATTATGTTTATTGTTTTGCACATCAACTTCAACTTACTTTAGTTGCTGTTGCAAAAAATCACATTcaaattacaactttttttagtttggccaatagtatttttaatgttgttggAGCATCATGCAAACGTCGTGACATACTTCGTGAAAAACGAACTGCTGAAGTAATAGaagcactacaaaataatgaaatgtcAAATGGTCGTGGCTTGAATTAAGAAATGAACCTAAAAACACATGGTGATACGCGTTGGAGTTCTCATTATGGTGCAATTGTTAGTCTTATTACCATGTTTTCTTTTGTCAACGATACGGTTGAAGACATTGTTGAAGATGGTTTAAATTCTGAACAGAGAGCAGAAGCAAATATACTAAATCAATCACTCTAGACGTTTgattttgctttcaatttacatttgatgaaaaaaatgttttggggaTTATAAATGAGTTAT encodes the following:
- the LOC132190954 gene encoding uncharacterized protein LOC132190954 produces the protein MIARHIQRDIANAAANEILDAILKDIGDSSFAILVDKSRDISVKEQLPIVLRYVDKLGHAIERFLGITHVRNITTVELKKTIDSVLSRHNLSISRFEGQGYDGVSNVRDDLFASFKKEKLLRLAKLYPNDFSAVQLITLDNQLETYIFDMRSSDEFATLKEIGQLAEKLVETKKDVVYPLVYSLVTLSLILPVATTTVERAFSVMNIVKNHLRN